A segment of the Elaeis guineensis isolate ETL-2024a chromosome 6, EG11, whole genome shotgun sequence genome:
TAACCACAGGCCTTACGTGCCCAAACTCTCCCAAGATAGCTCCACCAGGCCCTTCTCCTGTCCCCCATCTACGATATGTAGGTGGTTGGGCCCTCCCAGGTTCTGGCATACTGAGTACTTTAATAATGTGCTATCAGATCCTACTCATTCCAGGAGATCAAGTATACAACAACACAGCTTTCAGCTTTCCCATATGCAGCGCCTGAGTTAGAGATCACATCTAAAAGAACTAAACTCAGACGATGCGGCTCTCACAATGCAATTAAGTGTTAGTGTAACTCAGAATGAGCACCATTATATATGCTGTGATAACTGACAACACCATTGCTCATATACTGTAATATCGATTAATAAATAACTGTTGCATCATCATAAGCTGTTCTACTTTATCTTATAAATAGTGGATCCATCAGTAAACAATTATATCTTGTATAGGCTATAGCTGCCAGTAGAAAGATATAGCACCTATGTAATAGCTGTAATTTAAATACCAAAGCCTCCGTAGTGCTGTAGCATCTATTCTAGCGTTATTTCCGGTCATGTGTTGGTGAAGTTTGGAAGGGGATTCAGAGGGCAGTTGTGATTACGTAAATGGAGGTGATCTACTATTTACGGCCACGAAAAGGCAGCAGAAGCTGACAGAATCCGATTCCCTTCCACCGGTGACGTGACTTCAGTTATCATTTGCTCATTTTTGCTCTCTTCATCTCTTGTCCTATGTTTGTttctgttcatttttttttcccctcatcTGTATAAAAAATTGAAAGAGAAACAAATATTCTTCATCACGATATGAAATTAAAACAAGTACAGCGCTAATAATTCGTAATAATGAGCACAGGATCAGATGTGGAGGGCGCTCTCGATCACAGCCGTCCGTTCATGACAGCCCCGCCATTACCTGACGGTGGACCCCACGCTTGCGACGGTACTGATCGAAATGCCGCCCTTCATGAACTCCGCACGGTCGTTTCGCGAGCGCGTGGCGATTCTAGAAATGGTTAGAGCGACCCCCATACCGAGTTACCAAAATGCCCAGAGCTCGGATGTTCGCTAGAGAACTATCCGCGAGTGCATTATCGTAAACTAAGCCGGCGATTCAGTTACGCCACGTTAGCGCGCCGTGATTTTGTCAAGTGTCCCAGGGGAAGGAGGGAAGGGAGAAGACGGAACGGGACGTcaagaactctctctctctctgaaattcCGTTATGAATTCCGTCTTGACGGTTTTGAGGCGTCGGTCTCCTTGGCGCCGACCATGCTCCCACTACCCTCCCCTATATATACTCCCTCTCTGCCCATTTCTTGAAaccctcccctctttctctcctctcccttctctcttctcttctcagctaatcctctctctctctctctcggttcGGGTGAGCTGCCGGTGAGCCATCTAGTATTAAATTCTTGATGAGATATAGCTATTTCTACTGATTTTTACGAAGAATTCTAGTTTTATATCATGATCTCTAGCTGATACTATCCATCTGCATCTCGTATCGCATCTACAATGTAGTTTATTTGATGATTTTGCTGTTGTTTTTGAGCATTAATGGCTGATCGGATCAACTCCGATGTTAGCATGAAGAGCAGCGAAGATGAGCTCTTCTTTCCGTTTTCTATTGTTTTCATTGGCATCGGATTAGCTTAGAGTTATCTGTGTTTCTTGCATTCTATTAGATCCATGAGCTTTTGCTGTTTTCTTCGTTGAACTGAATCTATTTTCTCctttttgatctaaaaatatttgatcGTACTATGGTCAGGCTCTCAGTAAATAGCATGAATGATTTCTTTTTCTTATgttcgattttttttttagtgGAGTTCTCCATGAATGGCCATCAATCGCTTCGCCGCAAAAAGCGTTGATTCcgattttatttgattttcttgatttcttttttgattttttactgTTTCCATCGACAGAGACACTAGCCGACAGGATGCAGCAGGAGCTGGTGACGCACGCCAATGGCGAACAACTCAGGTCTGCCTTAGGATCCGCATCGTTCCGATCTCCAGATCAGCGGCTATCCTCTCCCCCGTACTTCGCCAACAGTGGAGATTTCTGTTGGCCCTATACGTCGGTTATCTCACCGACGGAGGGGACTCCGACTGGCGTGACTCCTCTCCCCGGCTCCGGGTCCGTGTCGCTCACCCCCTCCACTGTCTCCTTCGACGAGGAGGACCCCGCCGCCACTGAGAACCGCCTCTACCTCGCCCGCCTCACCCTCCAGTACCAAGAGATCGCGGAGCGCTACCAACTGTGCCTCTCCCACCTCCAGGACGCGGCCCAGGAAGCGGAGGCCCTTCGGCAGGAGAACGCGAAACTCCGGATCGCCAATGGCGAGCTCGCCAAGCGCCTGAGCCTCCTGTCCGAGAAGCAGAGCCACCGGATTGCCTCCTTCGCCGCCAGCGGGCACCCCGCACTGTCGATCGTGGACGAGTTCCGCCGCCTCGGCGTCGGGGACCCACCGGCGGAGACGAGCCCGACGAGCGTTCTGGCGTTCCAGGAGAACCGTTTCGCAAGGCGGGCCGCGGAGAAGCGGGTCCTGATGCCCAAGAGCATCTCCGTCAGGTCCAGCGGCTATCTCAAGCTGAACCAGGCCATCCCGGCCGCCAACCGCAACGGCCGGCTTCGCGCCTCCAGCCCTGTCATGGTCGGTTCGGTGAGTCCCGTTCCACCATCCACCTCCGCACTCAAGCTTTCTTGCGGATCAAGTTAAATTAGTGAGAATTATTTCATGTAGGAATAAAATCCCCACGAGGAAATGATCAGATGAGTACAATATTTCTTTCGTTTTTTAATCATATCCGTCCATTCACAGTCGAACGGCTCATCTGATCGTTTTCTCTGCTCCACAAGGAGCCAAGCTTTGATCAATGGGAAGCGACAAGCATCGCTCCACGAAGCGCGGATCCCAGAGATAACATTTTGAAAAACGGACGCCATCCAAGCATTTTTATGTCCGTTGGTTTGGGTTGCATCATCCGCGCGAAAGAACGATGGGTTCTTCCATCGCAACTTCAGCCGTTGGAATGCGCTTTGTACGGATCTCAGGCACTCCaaccctttcttccatccaattgTACAGATCTCAAAGCGGCCATTACGTGATCCAACGGTTGATGTCGCTAAAGAAAATAAATGTTtcgcgcgaaagatacaaccccaaCCCTTCATatagatataatatattaaaacttTCGTATCTGTCCAAAAGTAATATATTTTACTACCAGGCAGCGACATGATTTTGTGCCCTCAAAATTCCGTTATCATACGTCATTTTCTATTTATTAGTGCttattaacaaattaaaaaaTCCAGAGGCAGCAATGCCCAAATAACGGCCGTTAATTATATTAAAACGGTAAATAATCGTTTCAGACGAGTCCGTCAAAACAGGATAACGGCCTTATTGGGAACTCTCATTGATGGTCTTGTGCAGTGGATGGCAGCAGATGACCATACAACAAATTTCTTGCAGAGATGTGACATCTGATGAAAATAGAAGTCCATGAAATGGACGATTCAGATCGCTCTGTTGATAAACCAAAAACAATTTTTTTATGATAGTAGGCAGAATATAGCTTGTTTACGGATTTCTCTCCGTCTTAAAATTTGTTTGCCAGGCTGATTGTTGATTTATCTATGTGAATTTGTTGCCGTTGTTGTATTGTAACTATTGTTTAATGGAAGCAGCAACGGGTTTACGTGGGCGGAGGGAGCAAGAAGAAGTTGGAAAGAGGTGGAGAGGACGAAGAGGGTGGGGAAGCTCTGGAGCTGGAGGTGTACAACCAAGGGATGTTCAAGACCGAGCTGTGCAACAAATGGGAGGAGAACGGAGAGTGCCCCTACGGCGAGCACTGCCAGTTTGCCCACGGCGTCGGCGAGCTCCGCCCCGTTATCCGCCATCCCCGCTACAAGACCGAGGTCTGCCGCATGATCCTCACCGGTGACACTTGCCCCTACGGCCACCGCTGCCACTTCCGCCACACCCTCTCCCCCTCCGACCGCTTCTTCCTCCATCCTTCCTAATAATTCGTatgatcatcaaaaataatattaaacaAAACCAACAAAATCCCGAAAATTTCCTCCTTGATCTCCCCATGCCATTAGGGGAAAAAGGACAAGGAAAAAAGAATAACAACAATTCAGTAAATGGTGAGGCCATGTGAATATATATCGAGGAGGCCATTAATGTGGATGTAGGTATAAAGCAAGGGATTTCCACACAGAACACAATACTTGGTGGCAATTTGTTCTGTATACATGTCCCTTCTGATGATGATAACTATATTATATATGAGGAGCAATAATTAATGGTGAACGATGATAAGTATCTTAGGAGAAGTGTTTGATAAAAGGTAGGTAAGGGTGAATAGCTCGGCCACCAGGAAGTTTATTTTCCCACTTCATGGTGAATCCGTTTCTTTGTCTTTACCTATTACCCATCACATGTTGGTTCTGGAGGGGAAAAAGAATGCCCTGTTAGATGACGTAGAAGTAAGATGGCAGGCTGTGTTTCCCACGTGTTCTTTGTTTTTGGTTAATTTTTCTAATTACTCGAAACGTCTCCACCAACCTCTTGTAATGATTGAGAGACATGGCTTTACCTTACAAAAAAGAATATTTCCCAATGATGCTCCCGTCTGTGGTATTTAATTTTGTCTGCTTTATTTAAGAATAGAGGAAAATTAATTCACTGTTGCTCAATCCGTTCGGTTTGGTGCAAAATGTTGGATGGCATTCAGTCGTTCCACTGACGAGATCTTATGCATGCACTTGTGGGTCACCTGGCCGGTCCACCACCACCTGTGTAAACTAAGATAAGCTAGTCTGGGCTGATAATGTAAAATGGCTCTATGTTAAAGTTTGGACCTGACGTCAGCCGAGGTTTTCTCGGGTCAAATAGACGAAAACATCCTTGCTGCCGGAAGAATATGTAGCTGCATGAAAACAGGTGTTGTTTGTATTTTCTTTCCACGGAATTAGTGCTACTAGATTCATATAAGTTTAAAAAACCTTTAAAGGCTACAGACATTTTGGTATTAGAATTCAGAACCAAATAAGGAGTATGCAGTTCAGTTTTTGCTTCCAAACTGGGGAAGCTGCATGTGTTTTAATCCAAGCATTGAACCAAAGGGATCAGGCAAGAAGGAGAATGGCCCAAAGTGACTTCAACTTGGGAGGATAGTTGATAGGTTTTCAAGTAGGATTGAGATTTTAAGGGTTTGTTTGGATGAGTAGACTGAAAATTCCATTAGATTCATGGCTTGGGCTAGTAACATAAGTTAGATGATAGACCTAAAAAAAAGGGGGCTAGGCTTATCTTTATAACTATCAGGAATTGATTTTGAAGTGGATTGGCCCAAatctcataagaaaaaaaaaactgtagTATCATTGTTACCCTCCTCCATCTCACCTAGTGCTGCAAAGGAGCCCGGCCCTTATAACAGCTCAAGCTTGGGAAATCTGTTACTGAACAGCTCATGCAGCTacatttgtttaatttaaaaccaAACTATGCTCCGGAGATTATTCTATATGTTTCTTAAAGTTCATTTTAACATATGAAGTTACGAAActgagtatgctggtccttttgTTGGTACACGACGTTTACTGCCACCTTCAAGTTTTCAGGACTTCGTTGGTTTGTCATGCAGCAACGAATATGGTAGAGGATGCTCTAGCGTGATAGCACATCATGGTATATCCATCTGCGTGCATCAGGACCCCACCGACCAAGCATGTATGGTGGCAGGCTAGACGCTTGTCATTTGTCCTCGTTTAAGGCAGGAGACAATTGGTACATCCCAACCAAAGATCAAGTATTTGGGAATCACATGCAAAAGAGTGTTGGTTTCAATTGGGCTTTGCATCACCGTTCTCTATGTTTGCACTAAGGGGTGCTTGGTTCAAGGGAGTTGAGATATGGAATCAGAATAGGAATGGATGAATTTCATTCTAACTATTTAGTTGGAAGGAGTTCTATTTTAATTCTAGTTCTGAGACGGAATAGGAAGGGTCCAATCTATTTATaactcaatctctactctccacaaaggattcaaatttttattctgattttgattccaaTCATGAATTAAATGCTTCAAAGAATTTGACCATTCTAATTCCAATTGCAAATCAAACACCCCTAAAAGTATCCGATCTTATTGGAGATTGCAAAAATTCGACTTTTGAACATAACCAATCGCCAAAGTCATGAACCGGCCTTTTAACCCAGCCTCTTTTTCGCCCATGCCAGTATAAATGAGATAGCAGAACAAGACCAAGTCAATTCCTACCAGAGCTCCACCTCGATTCGCATCAGACCTACGATTCTCAGGAATCTCACTGCTTAGACTCTATTCTCCCCAAATCCTAGTGCCAATGGTTCCACCGCGTTCGATGACCCAACAAATGCATTTTGCAGTTAGGTGCCCCATTTCAATCTCATTTAGTATATAGGTTCCTTGGTTATGTCTAGATTTTGTTTCCTAGTCGTTCTTATTTTGTGATTATTTATCAGCCATAAAACTGCATTTGCTTTTTTTAAGAAACTCTAGTCTGAGGTTTCTTAACCTCCTTGTCATCATTGATGTCTTGCATGCCCTTTTGTAGTGACTGAGTTTCTGTACTTTTTAAGTTCTATGGCTATATAGTTTTTTGCAGTTTTATTGCAAATAATGTTTCTGAgttctttattcttttttttttttggtagaagctcAAGGCTAACAGATAAAGAAACAGAGTTCACAAGGACAGAAATTGATATATAGAAGAGCTAAGCAATAGAAAGCAAACTTCAGAAGTAGCAGAAATATAAGAGTCTCATACATCTAAATAGGTAAAACTAGTAGCGTCTGGATAAGAGATTTGCAAAGCATCAGCCATCAAAATATGGGCAAAATTAGGACATAATCTGTCATCTTGCTAGAGAAAGAAATCATCCCCGAGAGCAAATGTAGCTAAGCAATCTGCAGCTGATTATCTTTTCGAAGGATATGCGAGGCAGCAAAGGAAGCAAAACAGCTTCTCCAAAGAGTGATATCCTGGAAAATAGGAGAATGAGAGAACCTAGAAGGGGATTTGTGCTCAATCCAACTCAACACTGTTACAGAATCACCCTGTAGATGAACAGTTGGTACATTGTAATGATGGAGAGCATAGTAAAGCCCTAACCATGCCCCTAAAAGCTCAGCAAAAGTAATGGCATAGCAGGGCAGTTTCTTCCCATCTGCAATGATTAAAGTTTCCTGGTAGTCTCTAATAATAAAACCAGCAGTAGTTTAACCATCTTTAACTGCCCCATCAAAGTGCACCAACAGGACTCCAAAGGAGGTGGGTAGCCAGGAAATACATTGGGtggatgaagaagttgaaggttgttGATATGGCAACAAATGCCTACCCCAGGCCTTTGACTAAGCATCAAAAGCTAGTGACCGAATAGAAGAAAAGGGATAAAACATGTGTGATAGAAAATTTAAATAGTATCTGAGCAAAATAGAAGGGTTAGAAGCTGCAACTGAAATACTCTCATATTTCTAGCGTACCAAATAAGCCAGCCCAACTAAGCAATAGTAGCCCAAGCCTTATCCTCTACCAGGGAGTTTGCTAGGTAATTCAGCAACTTTGGCAAAGTATTAGGCTTCGAGAAAGTGAATGAGTCAGCTAACAACAACCAACATTGATCAGCAAAGCTATAACAAATAATAATATGTTGATTGTCTTCTTCTACAGAGGAGCATAAATCACAATAGATACATGAGTTAGGCGGTATACCCCTTCTAACCAATAGAGCTTTAGTAGGCAGCCTTAACCATTGAAGCTTCCAGTAGAAAAATTTTACCTTCATTGGAACAGATAACCTCCAGAGCCAAGAGAATTGGGAGGGGGGAGAGAATAACATATGCTTACTCGGTTGGAGGACACCGGCAATGTCTTTGGCTGAAATTGAAAGGGATCTGGTGCAGAGGCAGACCTTTTCAGAGACGAGGGGGGAGGGGTGGAAGGCGGGGCGCCGTGGCCcctccaaattttttcaaaaattatatatatatatatatatatattatatatatatatatatatatattataccatAGGACGTTCTTCCCCAAAACTTCTCCAAATCTCCATTAAGTTAGAAAAGTGGACAATAAACAAGGACAACTGAGAAAAGGGGGACCACCAGCATTGATCTGATgacttataataaaatataatatattataatttgagaATTGAGAATGCCAAGAGGCAAGCTGAGAAGGTCAAAAGGCGAGGGACCTACGGCCTACGGGGTTTTAAAAAGAGAATGAACCCTACAAAAGAGAAAAAACCCACCCAAAGTAAAAAAAACGGACTTATTGAGAAAGCTCCTTTTTTGATTTCGATCAAAACAAGAGGAGCGACAAGAGATAATAGCAGTTAGGATTTTCTTTATCGTCTACAACATCAATTTTCAGCAATAAgccaataagatttttttttagtttattgttCTCAACTTTTGGTATGATTTACTTTGATGGAAATTTATTTACTTTGTACAATTGTGTGGACTCAGTATGAGCTTTTGTTTATGAGTTTGTCCTGTATTGTGAATTttttagagagaatctaatttttttggatgaattaagattttattatttatggGTGAATTTAATTGTTATAACTTAAATGTTATTTGAATGTTCAATTTAGGTGAACAATAATGTtctaaatttgattaattttttttaaaataattattatattatattttttactttACATAGATGTCTAATTTGTTCTAACTAATTAATGTAAAAATTTTTCAAGTATCAATTCATCATGGTTAAGAAAAAACTATTGATTCCTTTTTTAAGAGGAAGGTTGATGATGAAAATGTACCTTCAGCATCAATTCAAATGACTAAAAGTACTCTTGAGAATGAGGAAATCCTtttaagaatcaaagaattgatattAAAGAAGATAATGATAATGATATAAGACATGACCCAAGGTTATGCCGAcaaatttataaattttcaataaaCCAAAGAGATGAAATAAGaaagaaatatttgaaaataggaGCATATCAAATTCATCTTCAAAGTTATCCTCGTTCTAGTCCTAAAAAATATCCTCATAGATTTTTTGCTGCATGGTTTAATTTGTTCCCATAGTTGGAATACTCTATTGTAAAGGATGCTACATATTATTTTTCATGTTATCTCTTTGGCAAGCCATCAAGTGGTCGTCCTGGAGCAGATGTATTTACTGTAAAAGTATTTCGTAATTAGAAGAAAGTCAATGATAGAAAGAATTGTGCATTTCTTAATCATGTTAGAGACGATCTTTGTTCATCGCATAATAATGCAGTGAAATGTTGTGATACTTTATTGAATCAGTCACAACATATTCATAATCTTATAAATATGCAATCTTCAGAGGAGAAACGAAAAAATAGATTGAGACTTAAATCCTCCATTGATATAATTTGTTGGTTATCTTATCAAGATTGTGCATTGGACATGATGAGTCCTCAagttccaaaaattataaaatttttttgaaatgatAAACTTGTCAGCATCATATAATGATGATGTAGCAAAAGTTGTCTTGCAAAATGCTCCATATAATTCTTAGTGGACTTCTCCAAAAATTCAAAAAGAGCTCCTACATATCCTTGCAAGTAAGATTCGAAATTATATTTGTGAGAAGATTAATGAGTCGAAAAGAGAGCAATTATCTATTATTTTGAGGTTTGTTGACAAAGATGGTTTGATAAGAGAACGATACTTTGATTTAGTGCATGTTAAAGATACTTTAGGAGtaactcttaaaaaaaaattgtgcaATATCCTTTCTCGATATTGTCTTGACATTCAAAATATGCGTGGTCAAAGATATGATGGTGCCAGTAATATGCATGGAGAGTTTAATGGGTTGCAAGTATTAATTCGAAAGAAATGTCCTTATGCATATTATGTGCATTGCTTTGCTCATAGGtgaaaaattttgctaaattctatttttagattttaatttgttgatatattttattttattaatatattattataatattatttataggtTACAACTTGCATTAGTTGTTGCTTCTAGAGAGGTTATCCCAATTCATCAATTCTTTTCAAACTTGATCTTTATAATAAATCTCATTTGTAGCTCAAGTAAACGATATGATGAATTAGAAGTTGCTAAACTTGAAGAAATTACATATTTATTAGAACTTGATGAATTAGAGACTGATAGAGGGGTAAACCAAAGAACTACATTAAAACAAGCTGGTGATACTTGTTAGGGTTCTCGTTTTAATTCTGTGTGCGGTTTAATTGTAATGTTTGGTGCAACTCCTTTTGTTCTTCAAAGCATTATTAAAGATGGAGCCACTTACTCTTAATGTGGAGATGCAGATACTGCTTATAATTCAATGAATTCATTTGAATTTATCTTcatgttattttttataaaagagatgatgaaaattactAATCTTCTTTGTGATGCTCTACAACAACAATCTCAGGAGATTGCAAATGCCATGCAATATGTTGCAACAACAAAAAGTCTAATTTAACAATTAAGAGAAGATGGGTGGGATACTCTACTTAAGAATGTCAAGTTGTTCTGGCAGCAACATCTTATTGATATTCCTGATTTTAGTGCTCCTTACATAGCATGTGGAGGTCGAGCTTGTCACCAACAAGATAAAATTACCTTCGAGCATCATTATTGAGTGGATATTTTTCTTGTTGGAATAGACAAACAATTGCAGGAGTTGAATTATCGATTTAGTGAGGAGACAATAGAGCTCTCATCTCTTTGCTCATCTTTGATTCCTAAGAATAGATATAAAGCATTTAATATTGATAATATTTACAAGCTTACAGAGAAATACTATCCTATGGACTTCATTGAGCAAGAGAAgatcaatttcaaatttcaacttcAGCATGTTATTTGTGATGCACCTCATGATCCAAAATTGAAGTCTTTTTCTAAAATATCTGATCTTTGTAAAGCATTGGTGGCAACAGAAAAATCAAAGATATGCTATTTGTTTGATCGATTAATTTGCCTTGTATTAACTCTTCCAGTATCTACTGCTATTACAAAATGAGCATTTTCAGCAATGAAGTTGATGAAAACAAGTCTCCATAATAAGATGGAAGATGAATTTCTTGTCGTTAATTTAGTtgtttatattgaaagaaaaattacTGAAATTTTTGATTCAGATTTCATCATTGATGAATTCAAAGATTTAAAAGAATGTCGAGAAGCACTATAATAGAGATATGTCATTGTATTAGTCtggcttatttttattttataaattattttatatttggctCTCTCAAGTATTTCATCCAAGGTCCACCCCTGATCTTGGTGAAAGCCCAACCTAGCTGATCTGACTAGCCCCCTTGAGCAATAGGAGTAGAAGTTATCATAGTTGTCGTATCAGTATTTATGTATTTCCCCAGCAGGTCTCTATTCCAATTTGAATTGGAATCAATGACATCAGCAACTAAAAACTGGCTCAGATAAAAAGTAGTTATCTGCAAAGAAAGGCCAGTGGCTAAGAGAAGCATTAGAAATCCATGGATCATCCCGGAAGTTGATAGATTGACCATTGCCCACGAGCCAAGCAAACTGAAATTGAATTTTTTGACCTTGATTGCAAATTTTACTCCAAATAGAAGAGCAACCTTTGGGCTTTTTATAATTTACCCAGGTGCCAGAGAACTTATATTTTGAAGCATCAAGTTGGGCCCACAAAGTGTTAGGATGCAAAATGAGATTAGCAGCTGATTTTCCAAGAAGGGCATTATATCTAGTAGTTCTCTATTTGATTTAGGGAAAAAGGCTGAAGTGAAAATGCAAAGTAGTATGGAATTCATTCGTATTAGCAAATGGTTAACGCTGATATAAATAAGATTATTGCTCTCTTATTACATATTTTTATCTCCATATATTTCTTTTGAAGTTGACATTATTATAACCTTTCATAGAAATTtctatataatttctaaattttcaaattttttcttctcctccttctcagCCTCGTTTTCTCATTCGCTCCCTAAAATTTGTAGAAAGGAGCTTTGAGCATTTGTATTACCTGTTTGGCCAGTTACCTAGCGCATGATACTGTGGACAGAGAGCATAATATTTTAAAGTATATTCTAACCATCTCACGGATTTTGTGGCTTTTTGGCCTTATATATATCTCTATTATCTTTGGTCCCATTTGGTTCACAGAAATTGGAGGAGAAGAATGTAATTCCTCagaagtagaaatttttttttgtttggttggATTTTTTAAGGAGAGAGATTAGATTGATCGGATGTTGCCACTACCGATAGGTTCCAGTGCTTCTCTAGTACTAGTATAGTACCTTCCAAGAATCCTTCAGACCACTGTCTACTTCTCATCACCACTGATGGCCCACCCttatctaggcttcgttcagatttaagAAGTTCTAGATCTTCTATCTGAGATTGTGAGACCTGATTAGGAGGTTTGGAGGATGCCAGTCCATAGTGATGCGAGATACTGAGTGATCAGGAGGCTCGAGTTGGTGAGGCGTAGGCTCATCTG
Coding sequences within it:
- the LOC105047079 gene encoding zinc finger CCCH domain-containing protein 39, which codes for MQQELVTHANGEQLRSALGSASFRSPDQRLSSPPYFANSGDFCWPYTSVISPTEGTPTGVTPLPGSGSVSLTPSTVSFDEEDPAATENRLYLARLTLQYQEIAERYQLCLSHLQDAAQEAEALRQENAKLRIANGELAKRLSLLSEKQSHRIASFAASGHPALSIVDEFRRLGVGDPPAETSPTSVLAFQENRFARRAAEKRVLMPKSISVRSSGYLKLNQAIPAANRNGRLRASSPVMVGSQRVYVGGGSKKKLERGGEDEEGGEALELEVYNQGMFKTELCNKWEENGECPYGEHCQFAHGVGELRPVIRHPRYKTEVCRMILTGDTCPYGHRCHFRHTLSPSDRFFLHPS